One Gelria sp. Kuro-4 DNA segment encodes these proteins:
- a CDS encoding helix-turn-helix domain-containing protein, with translation METIGQRLRALRLRLGLSQYQVATATGITRGNICNYELDKFAPTAETLIRLAAFFGVSIDWLLTGNVSCSLATQEKEQFLLEQFRSLPPDLQNEVLDFVAFLQSRRAAQDENDL, from the coding sequence ATGGAGACTATTGGGCAGCGATTGCGGGCGCTTCGTCTTAGGCTGGGCCTCTCGCAGTATCAGGTCGCCACCGCCACCGGTATTACCAGAGGAAACATCTGCAACTACGAACTCGACAAGTTTGCACCTACGGCCGAGACGCTCATTCGGTTGGCGGCCTTCTTCGGTGTTTCCATTGACTGGTTGCTCACAGGGAACGTCAGTTGCTCGCTTGCCACTCAGGAAAAGGAGCAGTTCCTTCTTGAGCAATTTCGTTCCCTTCCACCCGATCTGCAGAATGAGGTCCTTGACTTTGTCGCGTTCCTGCAGAGTAGAAGGGCGGCCCAAGACGAGAATGACCTTTAA
- the ruvX gene encoding Holliday junction resolvase RuvX, with the protein MRVMGLDVGTATIGVAVSDELGYTAQGVEVIRRTGLKTDLERLGELARAYQVESVVVGIPRNMNGTYGPAAEEVRRFAQEIKKRLGLPLYEEDERLTTVAAERALLEADLSRRRRRQVVDQVAAVLILQSFLQRRRQKG; encoded by the coding sequence ATGAGAGTAATGGGGCTGGACGTGGGAACGGCTACCATCGGTGTCGCCGTAAGCGACGAGCTGGGCTACACCGCGCAGGGGGTAGAGGTGATAAGGCGCACCGGCCTGAAGACGGACCTGGAGCGGCTGGGGGAGCTGGCCCGGGCTTACCAGGTAGAGTCGGTGGTGGTAGGCATTCCCCGGAATATGAACGGCACCTACGGACCGGCAGCAGAAGAGGTAAGGCGGTTCGCGCAGGAAATCAAGAAAAGACTCGGACTGCCCCTTTATGAAGAGGACGAACGTCTGACCACCGTGGCAGCAGAACGTGCTCTCCTGGAGGCCGATTTAAGCCGGCGGCGCCGGCGCCAGGTGGTGGATCAAGTGGCGGCGGTCTTGATTTTACAAAGTTTTCTCCAGCGCCGGCGACAAAAAGGTTGA
- a CDS encoding lysophospholipid acyltransferase family protein yields MRPSATTRIMYSLLRALCKLLLAATGGVKVEGMTNLEVQGALILVSNHQSLLDPLVLMACIPRRITFLAASYLFQIPVVGQVIRSAGSMPVHQKKSDLGSIRKSLAVLERGGTIGLFPEGGVSSDGRLRHPMPGWAYLALKSGAPVLPIGITGSRDVLAPGTFILRRRRICVKVGRPLMLAKAAVIRHEDLAVLNKKLERELLSLLTD; encoded by the coding sequence GTGCGTCCTTCTGCAACCACAAGGATTATGTACAGTCTGCTGAGAGCCCTGTGCAAACTGCTCTTGGCGGCCACCGGCGGGGTAAAGGTCGAGGGCATGACGAACCTTGAGGTGCAGGGTGCGCTTATTTTGGTTTCCAATCACCAAAGCCTTTTAGATCCGCTGGTGCTTATGGCATGCATACCGCGCCGCATAACGTTCCTCGCCGCGTCGTACCTTTTTCAAATTCCGGTTGTTGGGCAGGTCATAAGGTCAGCTGGTTCGATGCCGGTACATCAGAAAAAGAGTGACCTCGGCAGCATAAGGAAGTCACTCGCCGTACTTGAACGCGGGGGGACTATCGGTCTTTTCCCCGAAGGAGGGGTAAGTTCTGACGGCCGGCTGCGTCATCCCATGCCCGGTTGGGCTTATCTGGCTTTGAAGTCGGGGGCGCCGGTGCTGCCGATAGGTATAACAGGAAGCAGAGATGTTTTAGCCCCAGGTACTTTCATTCTGCGACGCCGTCGAATCTGCGTGAAAGTCGGCCGTCCCCTGATGCTCGCTAAAGCAGCTGTAATCCGTCACGAAGACTTGGCGGTATTGAACAAGAAACTGGAGCGGGAGCTGCTCAGCCTTCTTACTGATTAG
- the ilvD gene encoding dihydroxy-acid dehydratase — protein MRSRVLMDGITGAYPRAVYRSIGFTDEDLAKPQIAIVNSWSEATPGHSHLRELARCVKEGVWAAGGMPVEFNVIAPCDGVAQGAGMHYILPSRDIIAASIELMVQAHMFDGMVMLASCDKVVPGMLMAAASLDLPTVFVPGGPMLAREYAGGKMVMSDIKEAMGRYQGGEITAAEFYDIEANTNRTCGACGMMGTANTMSCLVEALGLSLPGGGTIPAVEARRLHLARRSGRRAVELVRQGVTARQMLNRRGLSNAVRVTMAMGGSSNTVLHLPAIARQAGWEMPLSVFDELSRTTPLLAKFKPASSFTLEDFDAAGGVMALMKELSPLLDLDLPTVGGASLRDQVAQAQLKRPDVIHPLQQPLAGEGGLAVLYGNLAPGGAVVKQSGVSPKMLVHRGPARVVNSEEEVKALLLGGRVKPGDVLVIKYEGPKGGPGMRELSIPAALLVGMGLGDSVAMITDGRYSGATRGPCIGYVTPEAMEGGPLAVVEDGDTIVIDIPNRRLEIELTDAEIQNRLQTWSPPPAKIKRGFMCRYPALVRSVQEGACLWSSPSAE, from the coding sequence TTGCGCAGCCGGGTGCTCATGGATGGAATTACCGGGGCTTACCCCCGGGCTGTTTACCGCAGCATCGGCTTTACGGATGAAGACTTAGCGAAACCCCAGATTGCCATCGTCAATTCTTGGAGTGAAGCCACCCCCGGGCACTCCCACCTGCGGGAACTGGCCCGCTGTGTCAAAGAAGGCGTGTGGGCGGCAGGTGGTATGCCGGTGGAGTTTAACGTCATCGCTCCGTGTGACGGCGTGGCTCAGGGGGCCGGGATGCATTACATCCTGCCCAGCCGGGACATCATCGCCGCCTCCATTGAACTTATGGTCCAGGCCCACATGTTTGACGGGATGGTCATGCTCGCTTCCTGCGATAAGGTTGTCCCAGGGATGCTTATGGCGGCCGCCAGCCTTGACCTCCCGACAGTCTTTGTTCCCGGCGGCCCCATGCTGGCGCGCGAGTACGCGGGCGGTAAAATGGTCATGTCGGATATAAAGGAAGCGATGGGTCGCTACCAGGGCGGAGAGATTACGGCCGCGGAGTTCTATGATATAGAAGCCAACACTAATCGAACCTGCGGCGCCTGCGGGATGATGGGCACCGCCAACACCATGAGCTGTCTGGTGGAAGCGTTGGGCCTCTCCCTGCCCGGCGGCGGCACCATCCCGGCGGTGGAGGCACGTCGTTTGCACCTGGCCCGCAGGAGCGGCCGGCGCGCGGTGGAGCTGGTCCGCCAGGGAGTGACGGCGCGGCAAATGCTCAACCGCCGCGGACTTAGCAATGCCGTCCGGGTCACCATGGCTATGGGCGGCTCTTCCAACACCGTGCTGCACCTGCCGGCCATTGCCCGGCAGGCAGGGTGGGAAATGCCTCTTTCCGTCTTTGATGAACTGAGCCGTACCACTCCGCTGCTGGCCAAGTTTAAACCCGCTTCCTCGTTTACGCTGGAGGATTTCGATGCGGCGGGCGGGGTGATGGCCCTGATGAAGGAGTTGAGCCCCCTGCTTGATTTAGATTTACCCACCGTCGGCGGTGCGAGTCTACGCGACCAGGTGGCCCAGGCCCAGCTCAAGCGCCCTGATGTTATTCACCCTTTGCAGCAGCCGCTGGCCGGCGAGGGCGGTTTGGCAGTCCTGTATGGTAACCTGGCGCCTGGTGGCGCCGTCGTCAAGCAAAGCGGGGTTTCGCCTAAGATGCTTGTCCATCGCGGCCCGGCGCGGGTGGTCAATTCGGAAGAGGAGGTTAAGGCGCTCCTTCTCGGCGGCCGGGTAAAGCCGGGCGATGTCCTGGTGATCAAGTATGAGGGGCCGAAAGGCGGCCCTGGAATGCGGGAGCTGAGCATCCCGGCGGCGCTCTTGGTGGGCATGGGACTGGGTGATTCGGTGGCTATGATCACCGACGGCCGTTACTCCGGCGCGACCCGCGGCCCCTGCATCGGCTACGTCACGCCCGAGGCCATGGAAGGGGGCCCCCTGGCGGTGGTGGAGGACGGCGACACGATTGTCATTGACATCCCGAACCGCCGCCTTGAAATTGAGCTGACCGACGCGGAGATACAGAACCGGCTTCAGACCTGGTCACCGCCGCCAGCCAAGATAAAGCGGGGCTTTATGTGCCGGTATCCGGCCCTGGTTCGCTCCGTCCAAGAAGGGGCCTGCCTCTGGAGCAGTCCAAGCGCTGAATGA
- a CDS encoding IreB family regulatory phosphoprotein yields the protein MRENGRDQTRQFSIKEDGTAAQAILTAVYQALKEKGYNPINQLVGYLLSGDPAYITNHNNARNLIRRLERDEILEELVRAYLERQR from the coding sequence GTGCGGGAAAACGGCAGGGACCAGACGCGGCAGTTTTCCATCAAGGAAGACGGAACGGCGGCACAGGCCATCTTGACCGCCGTCTACCAGGCCCTGAAAGAAAAAGGTTATAATCCTATCAACCAGCTGGTGGGCTACCTCTTGTCCGGCGACCCGGCGTACATCACGAACCACAATAACGCCCGCAACCTCATCCGCAGGCTGGAACGGGACGAGATTCTTGAGGAATTGGTACGCGCGTATCTGGAAAGGCAGCGCTGA
- the mltG gene encoding endolytic transglycosylase MltG — translation MQDSPVQTRRARKQVVLLGLVGAFFVFVTALGALEPVHPGQAEATVVQIAPEATAGEIAALLQEKGIIRSALAFRLLAKLTGQEAKLRAGRYLLSPGRSPGEILAVLAQGKMLEDQIRVTIPEGYSVRQIAVLLGTQGVTDEAEFLSVARAGELSSRFFADPPSPEVEFRWEGFFFPDTYFFHPHTPAAEVAQRMLARMDQVWVEETRGTPELPLGFRPREVVTLASLVEKEAKAESERPLVARVFYNRLKANMNLQSCATVQYLLPAPKPRLLDADTRLPSPYNTYLHPGLPPGPIASPGRSSLRAALSPGEGAYLYFVAKPDGTHAFSLTYREHLNNQQRYQK, via the coding sequence ATGCAAGACTCTCCTGTTCAGACGAGAAGAGCGCGTAAACAGGTTGTACTGCTCGGACTGGTGGGGGCCTTTTTCGTATTTGTTACCGCTCTGGGAGCTTTGGAGCCGGTGCATCCCGGGCAGGCGGAAGCAACAGTAGTACAAATCGCCCCGGAGGCAACGGCCGGCGAAATAGCCGCTCTGCTGCAGGAAAAAGGGATAATCCGCAGCGCGCTTGCCTTTCGCCTGCTGGCCAAATTGACCGGGCAAGAAGCCAAGCTCCGGGCCGGCCGTTACCTGCTCTCTCCGGGACGTTCACCGGGCGAAATCCTCGCCGTGCTGGCTCAAGGTAAGATGCTGGAAGACCAGATCAGGGTGACGATACCGGAGGGTTATTCAGTCAGGCAGATCGCCGTGCTTCTCGGCACTCAGGGAGTGACGGACGAAGCCGAGTTCCTCTCTGTGGCCCGCGCGGGGGAACTGAGTTCCCGCTTTTTTGCTGATCCTCCGAGCCCCGAGGTGGAGTTTCGCTGGGAAGGCTTCTTTTTCCCCGACACCTATTTTTTCCACCCGCACACTCCGGCCGCCGAGGTGGCGCAGCGCATGCTCGCCCGCATGGACCAGGTATGGGTGGAAGAGACACGCGGCACACCGGAACTGCCTCTTGGGTTCCGGCCGCGCGAGGTTGTGACGCTGGCCTCGCTGGTTGAAAAAGAGGCCAAGGCAGAGTCGGAACGCCCTCTGGTGGCGCGCGTGTTCTATAACCGGCTTAAGGCCAACATGAACCTACAGTCGTGTGCTACCGTACAATACCTGTTGCCGGCCCCCAAACCCCGCCTCCTTGATGCCGATACGCGCCTCCCTTCGCCCTACAATACTTATCTTCACCCGGGGCTTCCCCCGGGCCCCATCGCCTCGCCGGGGCGCTCTTCGCTGCGTGCCGCGCTGAGCCCGGGAGAGGGCGCTTATCTCTACTTTGTAGCCAAGCCGGACGGCACCCATGCTTTCAGCCTTACCTACCGGGAGCACCTGAACAACCAGCAGCGCTACCAGAAATGA
- a CDS encoding sodium/glutamate symporter, whose amino-acid sequence MKFNAWTVFVDFSIMAALLIVGQVLRSKVKLFQRLLLPAALMGGFIGLALGPNGLKVLPLSSSLGTYASILIVLIFAAMPIGDKPTKQQLSSAAVGGMFTNVTGIALAQYGFGLAFSLYVLNLIWKLHPGFGLMLATGFYGGHGTAAAVGSMYKNLGWNDALGLGMTSATVGIVGGIIGGMAIINWGTRRGYTHYVTSPEDLPQELRTGLVPPEKQKPGGKVTVSSIAIDPLAFHAALILIPSLIGYYLSQLTEAFMPNLTIPAFCLSLIVAFVLQFFLAKSGADRYVDRATVSRLSGTCTDFLIIAGTASIKLSLLVEYAAPLALLFGFGFLLNWVWFLYVGMHSSPKDWFERNMMVWGHATGVVATGILLLRVVDPEFKARGVEDSGIADIFNRPIIIALQVIPPVVLSWGGAWPHITTWVIIAATVLLLIIAKALGWWHPELKVKPYRQELVSASGR is encoded by the coding sequence ATGAAGTTCAACGCTTGGACCGTGTTCGTCGATTTTTCCATCATGGCTGCCCTGCTTATAGTCGGTCAGGTATTGCGTTCCAAAGTCAAACTTTTTCAAAGGCTGCTGTTGCCGGCTGCGCTTATGGGCGGCTTCATCGGTTTGGCCCTGGGTCCGAACGGGCTCAAAGTGCTTCCTTTGTCTTCTTCCCTGGGCACCTACGCCAGTATCCTCATTGTCCTCATTTTTGCCGCTATGCCCATAGGAGACAAGCCGACCAAGCAGCAACTGAGTTCGGCTGCCGTGGGCGGGATGTTTACCAACGTAACCGGAATCGCTCTAGCACAGTACGGCTTTGGCTTGGCCTTTTCGCTGTACGTGCTCAACCTGATCTGGAAGCTCCATCCTGGCTTTGGCCTGATGCTGGCCACTGGTTTTTACGGCGGCCACGGCACCGCGGCCGCTGTGGGTTCCATGTACAAGAACTTGGGCTGGAATGACGCCCTCGGACTGGGTATGACTTCTGCGACCGTGGGTATCGTCGGCGGGATCATCGGCGGCATGGCGATAATAAACTGGGGAACGCGCAGAGGGTATACCCACTATGTGACATCCCCGGAAGACCTGCCCCAGGAACTGAGGACCGGGCTTGTGCCCCCCGAGAAGCAAAAGCCCGGCGGGAAGGTTACTGTCTCGAGCATTGCAATCGACCCCTTGGCTTTTCATGCCGCTTTAATCCTCATCCCTTCGCTTATCGGGTACTACCTCTCACAACTCACTGAAGCCTTTATGCCCAATCTGACCATTCCGGCCTTTTGTTTGAGCCTTATCGTGGCCTTCGTTCTCCAGTTCTTCCTGGCCAAGTCCGGCGCCGATCGCTATGTGGACAGAGCTACTGTTTCCCGCTTAAGCGGCACCTGCACTGACTTCTTAATCATCGCGGGAACAGCATCCATCAAGCTGTCCCTTCTGGTAGAGTACGCTGCGCCGCTGGCGCTGCTTTTCGGCTTCGGATTCCTTCTTAACTGGGTGTGGTTCCTCTACGTGGGGATGCATTCGTCGCCCAAAGACTGGTTCGAGCGCAACATGATGGTCTGGGGACACGCAACGGGCGTTGTCGCTACGGGAATTCTGCTTCTTAGGGTTGTGGACCCGGAATTCAAGGCCCGTGGGGTAGAGGATTCAGGCATTGCAGACATCTTCAACCGCCCCATCATAATTGCATTGCAGGTGATACCGCCCGTGGTCTTAAGTTGGGGAGGAGCCTGGCCCCATATCACCACCTGGGTCATCATCGCTGCCACGGTTCTCCTCTTGATCATCGCCAAGGCCTTGGGCTGGTGGCATCCAGAGCTCAAGGTTAAACCGTACCGGCAGGAGCTGGTTTCTGCCTCCGGCAGGTAG
- a CDS encoding HD-GYP domain-containing protein, with protein MATKLKNSGAGLWRHSLNTANLTLMLVELLPPGVLDVRREELYTAALLHDIGKIKLEQGLLSKSGPLTPDEWLAIRRHPPLGVAIVRQMDPETPAGIIGSILYHHERWDGKGYFGLAGADIPVGARVLAVADALDAMISNRPYRPRLSWEEALAEIERNAGTQFDPDLAAGAARYLHNIVETRFRTAASCL; from the coding sequence TTGGCGACCAAGCTGAAAAACAGCGGAGCGGGCTTATGGCGCCATTCCCTGAACACAGCGAACTTGACCTTAATGTTGGTGGAGTTGCTCCCACCAGGCGTCTTGGATGTGCGACGGGAGGAGCTGTACACGGCTGCTCTTCTTCACGACATCGGCAAAATAAAACTTGAACAGGGTCTTCTGTCAAAATCCGGCCCTTTAACGCCTGACGAGTGGCTGGCAATCAGGCGGCACCCTCCCCTGGGCGTTGCCATCGTCCGGCAGATGGACCCCGAAACCCCTGCGGGAATCATCGGTTCGATCCTTTATCACCATGAGCGCTGGGACGGCAAAGGCTATTTTGGACTTGCAGGAGCTGACATTCCTGTAGGAGCTCGAGTGCTGGCGGTGGCGGATGCATTGGATGCCATGATATCAAATCGCCCTTACAGGCCGCGCCTGAGTTGGGAAGAGGCGCTCGCAGAAATCGAAAGAAACGCCGGGACGCAGTTTGACCCGGATTTGGCTGCCGGGGCGGCCCGGTATTTACATAACATTGTTGAAACTAGGTTCCGCACCGCCGCTTCTTGCCTTTAA
- a CDS encoding FapA family protein, whose translation MKVNGVEVWGPTPVRAGNSIELQVPSPRKREGGFALDVSPDDMSVTLKVFPEEVVTYHLLDQAPTYYLIARCERRVEKRNTVTFTEVMKALQEKRITCGIDEVAIQRAVLAADGEPTLVARGVRPQPGKNGRVRFVKPLTLTRIEHGEAAKVNYWEKCQLPTVQPGEVIACVEPAVVGKSGITVKGVVLPSEPVKEAAYVLRENEVILGPDGKSIVAQKYGRPVRRVTHGGIEIGIMDIYVHAGDVDLHTGNLTFTGDVLVLGNIEQRAKVEAGGKLVVKGNASNAFLLGNAGIDVDGCLISSQACAGRLSWFATEALALIRPLSSIWQQATERNSLDEGQLKLWQLYIFDLARTYQELDERYFDEIAVITAQSVTAITFFKRHRIFPQEDLRSIGHNLKKVEEKLLATRRDEADLALRWAWGSNLKAASSITVTDDKGCFDCRINAGREVTIKGTVRRSWIHARGDIRILGEVGSPFSEEEVVLETTAEGSIYVAKAYPGIQIRFGNRSLRLQEQVSSSLFYINETTHEIVRK comes from the coding sequence GTGAAAGTCAATGGGGTAGAGGTGTGGGGGCCGACGCCCGTAAGGGCCGGCAACTCAATCGAGCTCCAGGTTCCTTCCCCCAGGAAAAGGGAAGGCGGATTCGCACTGGATGTGTCGCCGGATGATATGAGCGTAACGCTCAAGGTGTTTCCAGAGGAAGTAGTTACTTATCACCTGCTGGACCAGGCTCCCACCTACTATTTAATAGCCAGATGTGAGCGGCGGGTCGAAAAGAGAAACACGGTGACTTTTACTGAAGTTATGAAAGCGCTTCAGGAAAAGCGGATAACCTGTGGCATAGACGAAGTGGCCATTCAACGGGCGGTCCTCGCCGCCGATGGTGAACCTACGCTCGTGGCCCGCGGCGTCCGACCGCAGCCCGGGAAGAATGGCCGGGTTCGCTTTGTGAAGCCCCTGACGCTGACCCGTATCGAACACGGCGAAGCAGCAAAGGTTAATTACTGGGAGAAGTGCCAGCTGCCGACAGTCCAGCCGGGTGAGGTAATCGCGTGTGTGGAACCGGCGGTTGTCGGCAAAAGCGGGATAACGGTCAAAGGAGTGGTTCTCCCCAGTGAGCCGGTTAAGGAAGCCGCATACGTTTTGCGTGAAAACGAAGTGATCTTGGGTCCAGACGGCAAGAGCATAGTAGCGCAGAAGTACGGGCGCCCGGTGAGGCGCGTGACGCACGGCGGCATTGAGATTGGAATAATGGACATCTACGTTCATGCTGGAGATGTTGACTTGCACACCGGCAATCTGACCTTCACCGGGGACGTCTTGGTCCTGGGGAACATCGAGCAGCGCGCCAAGGTAGAAGCGGGCGGTAAGTTGGTAGTGAAAGGCAATGCCTCCAATGCCTTTCTGTTGGGAAACGCCGGGATCGACGTAGACGGGTGTTTAATAAGTTCACAGGCCTGTGCCGGGCGTCTGAGTTGGTTCGCGACAGAAGCTTTGGCGCTGATAAGGCCGCTAAGCTCCATCTGGCAACAGGCCACGGAACGGAATTCCCTTGACGAAGGCCAGCTCAAACTTTGGCAGCTTTACATCTTCGATCTTGCCCGGACTTACCAGGAACTAGACGAGCGTTACTTCGACGAAATAGCCGTGATTACCGCCCAGTCTGTAACGGCAATCACCTTCTTTAAACGACATCGCATTTTCCCGCAAGAAGATTTACGTTCGATAGGCCACAACTTAAAGAAGGTGGAAGAAAAACTCCTCGCGACACGCCGCGACGAGGCCGATCTGGCCCTCCGGTGGGCGTGGGGAAGCAACCTTAAAGCAGCCTCCTCCATTACTGTGACCGATGACAAAGGATGTTTTGACTGCCGGATCAACGCAGGCAGAGAGGTTACAATTAAGGGTACAGTAAGGCGCAGCTGGATCCATGCGCGCGGTGACATCCGCATCCTGGGTGAAGTCGGCTCACCGTTCTCTGAAGAAGAGGTAGTCCTTGAAACGACGGCGGAAGGTTCTATCTATGTCGCCAAAGCCTATCCAGGCATACAGATACGCTTCGGAAACAGGAGCCTGCGCCTCCAGGAACAAGTTTCATCCAGCTTGTTTTACATTAATGAAACCACCCATGAGATAGTGCGTAAATAA
- a CDS encoding DUF1292 domain-containing protein — protein sequence MTEERDDIVILTDEDGNEHEFEVVDYFEVDSKEYAILLPLEGEDEEEEEEALIFRVEEDEDGNQVLVEIEDDDEWEKVASAWEAMEGEEEDEEDEEE from the coding sequence ATGACAGAGGAAAGGGACGACATCGTGATCCTGACGGACGAGGACGGAAACGAACACGAGTTTGAAGTCGTGGATTACTTCGAAGTCGACAGCAAGGAGTATGCCATCTTGCTTCCCCTGGAGGGTGAAGACGAGGAAGAGGAGGAAGAGGCCCTCATTTTCCGCGTTGAGGAAGATGAAGACGGTAATCAGGTGCTGGTCGAAATCGAAGACGATGACGAATGGGAAAAGGTGGCCTCTGCCTGGGAAGCCATGGAAGGCGAGGAAGAGGATGAAGAGGATGAAGAGGAATAA
- a CDS encoding aldo/keto reductase produces MEYRLLGRSGLRVSRLCLGTLTIGPLQAHLSLTEGAKVIRTALEEGITFLETAELYDTYDYIRRGLAGWPGEVVIASRSYDYTYAGMRARVAKALRELKRDYIDIFMLHEQESRLTLRGHGPALEYLAEAKEKGLVRAVGVSTHVVEVVTACAQHPLVDVIQPIVNYAGLGIKGGTLADMLAAIQEAKAAGKGVYAMKPLGGGNLLKNFQAAWDFVLSLDALDAIAVGMKTPAEVKANVKIAAGEPVPAEVAAAIRAEKKELSIADWCQGCGRCQTQCRQGALYLKGGKMHVDNTRCLLCGYCAAVCPEFCIKVV; encoded by the coding sequence TTGGAGTACCGTCTCTTGGGGCGTTCCGGGCTCCGGGTTTCGCGCCTGTGTCTGGGCACGTTGACCATCGGGCCCCTGCAGGCCCATCTTTCCTTAACCGAAGGGGCTAAGGTAATCCGCACCGCCCTCGAGGAGGGTATCACCTTCCTTGAGACGGCAGAGCTCTATGATACTTACGACTACATTCGCCGGGGTTTGGCGGGCTGGCCGGGTGAAGTGGTTATCGCCAGCCGTTCATACGACTACACGTACGCTGGGATGCGCGCGCGGGTCGCCAAGGCCCTGCGCGAACTTAAGCGGGATTACATTGATATTTTCATGCTGCACGAGCAGGAAAGCCGGTTGACGCTTCGGGGGCACGGGCCGGCGCTCGAGTACCTGGCAGAGGCCAAAGAAAAAGGACTGGTGCGGGCCGTCGGGGTATCTACGCATGTGGTGGAGGTGGTCACCGCCTGTGCTCAGCACCCGCTGGTGGATGTGATCCAGCCCATCGTCAATTATGCCGGCTTGGGGATAAAGGGTGGTACGCTGGCGGACATGCTGGCGGCCATTCAAGAGGCCAAGGCTGCCGGCAAAGGAGTATATGCCATGAAGCCGCTGGGTGGGGGTAACCTCCTTAAGAACTTCCAGGCCGCCTGGGATTTTGTTTTAAGCCTGGACGCCCTGGACGCCATCGCGGTGGGCATGAAAACGCCGGCCGAGGTTAAGGCTAACGTTAAGATAGCAGCGGGGGAGCCTGTGCCAGCAGAGGTTGCGGCGGCGATCCGCGCCGAAAAAAAGGAGCTCTCCATCGCCGACTGGTGCCAGGGTTGCGGCCGCTGCCAGACGCAGTGCCGGCAGGGAGCACTCTACCTGAAAGGCGGAAAAATGCACGTGGACAATACGCGGTGCCTGCTCTGCGGCTACTGTGCCGCCGTCTGCCCGGAGTTTTGTATAAAAGTCGTGTAA